From one Azospirillum sp. TSH100 genomic stretch:
- a CDS encoding ABC transporter substrate-binding protein, translating into MPVIGLLALAPPAMAQGNSPQDANTKVMLIGYLARQEDPRTPLSFLEPVATDEGLQGARLALADNNTTGMFLKQSYRLVEQVLPQDGDIAAGVKALADEGVRFVVADLPADALLAAADRPEAKSMLLFNARATDDTLRNEQCRANILHTAPSRRMLADALAQYLAWKKWPRWSLLTGRDPGDALYAKAVRRAAKRFGGKIVAEKSWTFDTVNRRTDTGVTTIQSDIPLATQGPDYDVLVVADEPGDFGDYLDGRTWYPRPVAGTQGLTATAWSRVNEQWGGTQLQSRFEKLAGRWMTQRDYAAWLAVRSVGEAAARTNTTGFGDLTGYLHSPDFELAGFKGEALSFRAWDGQMRQPILIAGPRMLVSVSPQEGFLHPVTPLDTLGDDAPESKCRLNR; encoded by the coding sequence ATGCCGGTCATCGGGCTGCTGGCCCTTGCACCACCGGCAATGGCACAGGGGAACAGCCCACAGGACGCCAACACCAAGGTGATGCTGATCGGCTATCTCGCCCGCCAGGAGGATCCGCGCACGCCGTTGAGCTTCCTGGAACCGGTCGCGACCGACGAGGGGCTCCAGGGCGCCCGGCTGGCGCTCGCCGACAACAACACCACGGGTATGTTCCTGAAGCAGAGCTACCGGTTGGTGGAACAGGTGCTGCCGCAGGACGGCGACATCGCCGCCGGGGTGAAGGCTCTGGCCGATGAGGGAGTGCGCTTCGTCGTCGCCGACCTGCCAGCCGACGCGCTGCTCGCCGCCGCCGACCGGCCGGAAGCCAAATCCATGCTGCTGTTCAACGCGCGCGCCACCGACGACACGCTGCGCAACGAGCAGTGCCGGGCCAACATCCTGCACACCGCCCCCAGCCGGCGCATGCTGGCCGACGCGCTGGCCCAGTATCTCGCCTGGAAGAAATGGCCGCGCTGGAGCCTGCTGACCGGCCGCGATCCGGGCGACGCGCTCTATGCCAAGGCGGTCCGCCGCGCCGCCAAGCGCTTCGGCGGCAAGATCGTCGCCGAGAAATCCTGGACCTTTGATACGGTAAACCGCCGCACCGACACCGGCGTCACCACCATCCAGTCCGATATTCCGCTCGCCACCCAGGGGCCGGATTACGACGTGCTGGTCGTCGCCGACGAGCCGGGCGATTTCGGCGACTATCTCGACGGACGCACCTGGTACCCCCGCCCGGTCGCCGGCACCCAGGGGCTGACCGCCACCGCCTGGTCGCGGGTGAACGAGCAGTGGGGCGGCACCCAGTTGCAAAGCCGGTTCGAGAAGCTGGCCGGACGCTGGATGACGCAGCGCGACTATGCCGCGTGGCTGGCGGTTCGCAGCGTGGGGGAGGCGGCGGCCCGCACCAACACCACCGGCTTCGGCGACCTGACCGGCTATCTGCACAGCCCCGATTTCGAGCTCGCCGGCTTCAAGGGGGAGGCGCTGTCCTTCCGCGCCTGGGACGGGCAGATGCGCCAGCCCATCCTGATCGCCGGGCCGCGGATGCTGGTCTCGGTCTCGCCGCAGGAGGGATTCCTGCATCCGGTGACGCCTCTCGACACGCTCGGC
- a CDS encoding formylmethanofuran dehydrogenase subunit C codes for MIGMTLTFRSDAGTVVDMSALLPDRLAGLAAAEVAKLPLPCGGGVTTVGRMFDVSAGDATEGLLIRPGGAVLHRVGAGMASGRILVEGDAGSHAGAGMSGGLLRITGNSREALGGALPGLPSGMRGGLICVGGNAGDRAAERMRRGIIVVDGTVGAHAAGFMVAGTLAAGGGCGPHPGFGMRRGTLLLGRPQDAVPDGFADGGTRDWLFLHLLRRALEGTGSWLERAGTTRAHRFIGDLAEGGHGEILATA; via the coding sequence ATGATCGGAATGACCCTAACCTTCCGCAGCGACGCCGGAACCGTGGTGGACATGTCCGCCCTGCTGCCGGACCGGCTGGCCGGGCTGGCGGCGGCAGAGGTCGCCAAGCTGCCGCTTCCCTGCGGCGGCGGGGTAACGACCGTCGGCAGGATGTTCGATGTATCGGCGGGCGATGCGACCGAGGGCCTGCTGATCCGGCCGGGAGGGGCCGTCCTGCATCGCGTTGGCGCCGGCATGGCGTCCGGGCGCATCCTGGTCGAGGGCGATGCCGGCAGCCATGCCGGAGCCGGGATGAGTGGCGGCCTGCTGCGCATCACCGGCAATTCCAGGGAGGCCCTGGGCGGCGCCCTGCCCGGTCTGCCATCGGGGATGCGTGGCGGACTGATCTGCGTCGGCGGCAATGCCGGGGATCGGGCGGCGGAGCGGATGCGGCGGGGGATCATCGTCGTGGATGGCACGGTCGGCGCCCATGCCGCCGGTTTCATGGTCGCCGGGACGCTGGCTGCCGGGGGCGGTTGCGGCCCGCACCCGGGCTTCGGCATGCGGCGCGGCACGTTGCTGCTGGGTCGGCCGCAGGATGCGGTGCCTGACGGCTTCGCCGACGGCGGCACGCGCGACTGGCTGTTCCTGCACCTGCTGCGCCGTGCGCTGGAGGGAACCGGGAGCTGGTTGGAGCGCGCGGGCACCACCCGCGCCCATCGGTTCATCGGCGACCTTGCGGAAGGAGGGCATGGTGAGATTCTGGCGACGGCCTGA
- the fhcD gene encoding formylmethanofuran--tetrahydromethanopterin N-formyltransferase produces the protein MTYTRLVITADTPAWVDAATSSLTGFATSVIGCGCEAAVERLLTPEETPDSRPGAAVMIFGMSTGDLAKLVVNRVGQCIMTSPGSACYAGLLAGSKRIPLGGGLRYFGDRHQIAKKFGDRRFWRLPVMDGEFVCEDSVAVAKGIGGGNFLILAASHRQCLAAAEEAVAAIRALPGVILPFPGGVVRSGSKVGSKYKALIASTNTRFCPTLRAVEPETLLSPDVEAVLELVLDGTDEAAIRAGMRAGIAAAAAGGTAAGVLAITAGNYGGKLGPHHLHLHEVMA, from the coding sequence ATGACTTACACGCGGCTGGTCATCACCGCCGACACACCCGCCTGGGTCGATGCGGCGACATCCAGCCTGACCGGTTTTGCCACCTCGGTCATCGGCTGCGGTTGCGAGGCGGCGGTGGAGCGCCTGCTGACGCCGGAGGAAACGCCGGACAGCCGGCCCGGTGCAGCGGTGATGATCTTCGGCATGTCCACCGGCGATCTCGCCAAGCTGGTGGTCAACCGGGTTGGGCAGTGCATCATGACCTCTCCGGGCTCGGCCTGCTATGCCGGGCTTCTGGCGGGGAGCAAGCGGATCCCGCTCGGCGGCGGCCTGCGCTATTTCGGCGACCGGCACCAGATCGCCAAGAAGTTCGGTGACCGCCGTTTCTGGCGCCTGCCGGTGATGGATGGCGAGTTCGTCTGCGAAGACAGCGTTGCTGTGGCCAAGGGCATCGGCGGCGGCAACTTCCTGATCCTCGCCGCCAGCCACCGGCAATGCCTTGCCGCGGCGGAGGAGGCGGTGGCGGCGATCCGGGCGCTGCCCGGCGTCATCCTGCCCTTCCCTGGCGGGGTGGTGCGCTCGGGGTCCAAGGTCGGCTCGAAATACAAGGCACTGATCGCCTCGACCAACACACGATTCTGCCCGACCCTGCGCGCGGTGGAACCGGAAACCCTGCTCTCCCCGGACGTCGAGGCGGTGCTGGAACTGGTGCTGGACGGTACCGACGAGGCGGCGATCCGCGCCGGCATGCGGGCCGGCATCGCCGCCGCTGCGGCAGGCGGAACCGCGGCCGGCGTGCTGGCGATCACCGCCGGGAATTATGGGGGGAAGCTAGGGCCACACCATCTCCACCTCCACGAGGTGATGGCATGA
- a CDS encoding formylmethanofuran dehydrogenase subunit A — translation MLTKLTGGRLFDPANGRHGEVADLWLHDDRIVADPGPGATPEAVHDVTGRVVMAGAIDIHSHIAGGKVNLARLLMGEEHELHRFAGHACGSGIATPSTHTTGARYIEMGFTAAFEPAMLGSDARHAHLEMSDIPYIDTGGYLVLGNDDFLLDLIATNAGQAAVNDYVAWMLTATQSLAVKVVNPGGINAFKFNARTLDLDEAGPHYGVTPRTVLTTLARAVNELGLPHPLHVHGCNLGVPGNIATTLDTIQAASGLPMHMTHIQFHSYDTAGDRKFSSGAAALAEAINRTPTLSVDIGQVMFGQTVTASADTMAQRHTAPLAHPRKWLAMDIECDAGCGVVPFRYRDNSYVNALQWAIGLELFLLLDDPWRVFLTTDHPNGAPFTFYPELIRLLMDRDYRLAKLAEIHPDAPAHTTLGSLTREYSLTEIAIMTRAAPARILGLADRGHLAPGASADVTVYSDLPDRRAMFERPDFVFKGGRLVVRDGKLVAMAQGCTHVVRPGFDDLIERRIARHFDERLGLPIKHFRIRDTEIRHGAGPQLHPCQRRELP, via the coding sequence ATGCTGACGAAGCTCACCGGCGGGCGGCTGTTCGACCCGGCCAACGGCCGGCACGGCGAGGTCGCCGACCTCTGGCTGCACGATGACCGCATCGTCGCCGATCCGGGGCCGGGCGCCACCCCCGAGGCGGTGCATGACGTGACCGGCAGGGTGGTGATGGCCGGCGCCATCGACATCCACAGCCACATCGCCGGCGGCAAGGTGAATCTCGCCCGCCTGCTGATGGGGGAAGAGCATGAGTTGCACCGCTTCGCCGGCCATGCCTGCGGCAGCGGCATCGCCACGCCTTCCACCCACACCACCGGCGCCCGCTATATCGAGATGGGATTCACCGCCGCCTTCGAGCCGGCGATGCTGGGATCCGACGCCCGGCACGCGCATCTTGAGATGAGCGACATCCCCTATATCGACACCGGCGGTTATCTGGTGCTGGGGAACGACGATTTCCTGCTGGATCTGATCGCCACCAATGCCGGGCAGGCGGCGGTCAACGACTATGTCGCCTGGATGCTGACGGCGACGCAGAGCCTTGCCGTCAAGGTGGTCAATCCCGGCGGCATCAACGCCTTCAAGTTCAACGCCCGCACCCTCGACCTCGACGAGGCGGGGCCCCATTACGGGGTCACGCCGCGCACCGTCCTGACCACGCTGGCCCGGGCGGTGAATGAGTTGGGGCTTCCCCACCCGCTGCATGTCCATGGCTGCAATCTCGGCGTCCCCGGCAACATCGCGACGACGCTCGACACCATCCAGGCGGCGTCGGGCCTGCCGATGCACATGACGCACATCCAGTTCCACAGCTACGACACGGCGGGCGACCGCAAATTCTCTTCCGGCGCCGCGGCATTGGCGGAGGCGATCAACCGGACGCCGACCCTGTCGGTGGACATCGGGCAGGTGATGTTCGGGCAGACGGTGACCGCCTCGGCCGACACCATGGCGCAGCGCCACACCGCGCCGCTGGCCCACCCGCGCAAATGGCTGGCGATGGACATCGAATGCGATGCCGGGTGCGGGGTGGTGCCCTTCCGATACCGCGACAACTCCTATGTCAACGCGCTGCAATGGGCGATCGGGCTGGAGCTGTTCCTGCTGCTCGACGATCCCTGGCGGGTGTTCCTGACCACCGACCACCCGAACGGCGCGCCCTTCACCTTCTATCCGGAGCTGATCCGGCTGTTGATGGACCGCGATTACCGGCTGGCGAAGCTGGCTGAGATCCATCCCGACGCGCCGGCCCACACCACGCTGGGCTCCCTCACCCGCGAATATTCGCTGACCGAGATCGCCATCATGACCCGCGCCGCGCCAGCCCGCATTCTGGGGCTTGCCGACCGCGGCCATCTGGCGCCGGGGGCATCGGCCGACGTCACGGTCTACAGCGACCTGCCCGACCGCCGCGCGATGTTCGAACGGCCAGATTTCGTCTTCAAGGGTGGCAGGCTGGTGGTGCGCGATGGAAAGCTGGTGGCGATGGCGCAGGGATGCACCCATGTCGTCCGCCCCGGCTTCGACGATCTGATCGAGCGCCGCATCGCCCGCCATTTCGACGAGCGGCTCGGCCTGCCGATCAAGCATTTCCGCATCCGTGACACGGAGATCCGCCACGGTGCCGGACCGCAGCTCCACCCCTGCCAACGGCGGGAGTTGCCGTGA